One Aerosakkonema funiforme FACHB-1375 DNA window includes the following coding sequences:
- a CDS encoding DUF5615 family PIN-like protein: MAKIYADEQFPLPVVELLRTLGHDVLTVQEAGNAGDSDPEVLGFAVSNERAVLTQNRGDFIRLHIRQPDHAGIIVCTEDQNVERLATRINEAISAQETLKSRLIRVNRPQR; this comes from the coding sequence ATGGCAAAGATATATGCTGATGAACAATTCCCACTGCCAGTAGTGGAACTACTCCGAACTTTAGGCCATGATGTCCTCACAGTTCAAGAAGCAGGAAACGCTGGAGATTCCGATCCTGAAGTGTTAGGGTTTGCTGTGAGTAATGAAAGAGCCGTTTTGACACAAAATCGTGGAGATTTCATCCGACTGCACATTCGACAACCTGACCACGCTGGTATTATAGTCTGCACAGAAGACCAGAATGTAGAGAGGCTGGCTACACGCATTAATGAGGCTATTTCTGCTCAGGAAACTTTGAAAAGTAGATTGATTCGAGTCAATCGTCCGCAGAGATGA
- a CDS encoding agenet domain-containing protein codes for MTRRDWKPQKTWLFSVGILEWENSDVWPGFPEAVEGRFDEKLVEFFRAAGLPGKQIIYLQDSEATIEAIQGSLTEVLANTEEGDLFILYFAGHGDWDSDTGEHYFINYDANGSDRDNYWSISSIFDSIENNFNGSKVLLLADCCYSGGLIDELKRRDSDISYACISSAYTHNTSTGGWTFTESLYKGLLGDPVVDLDKDGVITLYDLARYAELEMAFIEEQKSMFFTTNDFDKQMVFASVSERIESIEGKRVEVEYSGDWYKAKTLETNGSEVRVLYIDDQSEESVESQRIRPYAPDMFAVGERVEAQSDEEWYPAKVKKAWYGLHLVSYDDYPDIWDEWVGSDYIRSRQ; via the coding sequence ATGACAAGAAGAGATTGGAAACCCCAGAAAACTTGGCTTTTCTCTGTCGGAATCTTAGAATGGGAAAACTCTGATGTTTGGCCCGGTTTTCCCGAAGCTGTAGAAGGACGTTTTGACGAAAAATTGGTAGAATTTTTCCGGGCGGCGGGACTCCCAGGGAAACAAATTATCTATTTACAAGATAGTGAAGCAACTATAGAAGCCATTCAAGGCAGTTTAACAGAAGTATTAGCCAACACCGAAGAAGGTGACTTATTTATTTTATATTTTGCAGGTCACGGTGATTGGGATAGCGATACGGGAGAACATTACTTTATTAATTATGATGCTAATGGGTCAGACCGAGATAATTATTGGTCTATCTCTAGCATTTTTGATAGCATTGAGAATAATTTTAATGGCTCAAAAGTGTTGCTTTTAGCTGATTGTTGCTATTCAGGCGGATTAATTGACGAATTAAAACGGCGAGATAGCGATATTTCCTACGCTTGCATTAGTTCTGCCTATACTCATAATACCTCAACGGGTGGTTGGACTTTTACGGAATCTTTGTATAAAGGTTTGTTGGGCGACCCAGTAGTAGATTTGGATAAGGATGGAGTAATTACGCTGTACGATTTAGCGCGTTATGCCGAATTGGAAATGGCATTTATTGAAGAGCAAAAATCGATGTTTTTTACTACTAACGATTTCGATAAGCAAATGGTTTTTGCCAGCGTTTCGGAGCGGATAGAATCGATTGAAGGTAAACGGGTAGAGGTAGAATATTCAGGTGATTGGTATAAGGCCAAAACCTTAGAGACTAACGGTTCAGAAGTGAGAGTTTTATATATTGATGACCAATCAGAGGAATCGGTAGAATCGCAACGAATTCGTCCTTATGCGCCTGATATGTTTGCCGTTGGCGAGCGAGTAGAAGCTCAATCTGATGAAGAATGGTATCCAGCAAAGGTGAAAAAAGCTTGGTATGGTTTGCATTTAGTTAGTTATGATGATTACCCGGACATTTGGGATGAGTGGGTAGGGTCTGATTACATTCGATCTCGCCAATAA
- the pruA gene encoding L-glutamate gamma-semialdehyde dehydrogenase: protein MVVQVSTNTYETKTQEIAKQLLAATKENRSFFAQMRDQMRWDDKLLSWAMSNPGLRVQLFRFIDCLPSLRSKPEIARHLQEYLGDESVELPAALKGLLNFANPDSMPGQLAATTVSTAVETLAHKYIAGENIKQVIETVKRLRKDKMTFSIDLLGEAVITEAEAQSYLDRYLELMEQLTEAAKSWSNVEAIDSADGEPLPKVQVSVKITAFYSQFDPLDEKGSQQKVSDRICTLLRRAKELGAAVHFDMEQYAYKDITLSILKQLLLEEEFRSRTDIGITIQAYLRDSEKDLRDLIAWAKLRGNPVTVRLVKGAYWDQETIKSAQKDWPQPVYNDKAATDINYEKLTQLMLENHEYIYSAIGSHNVRSQARAMAIAETLNVPRRRFEMQVLYGMADKLAKAIVDRGYRVRVYCPYGDLIPGMAYLIRRLLENTANSSFLRQSLEERPMEELLAAPTLKSGKVDDKAEFTKAFPNVADTDYSDKEERERSQQAIQTVRQQIGKTYSPLINGEYITTTQTIDSVNPSNPSEIVGKIGLLSVEQAEQAILAAKAAFPAWRKTPVRQRAGVLRKAAEIMEKRRHELTAWMVLETGKPVREGDAEVSEAIDFCRYYADEMERLEQGYNYDIPGETNRYNYQPRGVSLIISPWNFPLAIPTGMTVASLVAGNCTLLKPAEVSSVIAAKLAEILVEAGIPKGVFQFVPGKGSSVGAYMVKHPDVHMITFTGSQEVGCRIYADAAILQPGQKHLKRVIAEMGGKNAVIVDESADLDQAVAGVVQSAFGYSGQKCSACSRVIVLESIYDVFVPRLVEATRSLNVGAAEDPSTKVGPVIDANAHKRILEYIEKGRQEANLALQMSAPSNGYFIGPTIFTEVSPTATIAQEEIFGPVLSVIKVKDFEEAIKVANGTNFALTGGLYSRTPSHIQKAQDEFEVGNLYINRGITGAIVSRQPFGGFKLSGVGSKAGGPDYLLQFLEPRAVTENIQRQGFAPIEGAE from the coding sequence GTGGTTGTACAAGTATCAACTAATACATACGAAACTAAGACCCAGGAGATAGCCAAACAACTTCTGGCTGCAACTAAAGAAAATCGTTCGTTTTTTGCCCAAATGCGCGACCAAATGCGCTGGGATGATAAATTATTATCGTGGGCAATGTCTAACCCCGGTTTGCGAGTGCAGTTGTTCCGCTTCATCGACTGTCTGCCGTCTCTGCGTAGCAAACCGGAAATAGCGCGTCACTTGCAGGAATATCTGGGGGATGAGTCGGTGGAACTTCCCGCCGCACTCAAGGGTTTGTTAAATTTTGCTAACCCAGATTCGATGCCGGGACAGTTGGCGGCGACGACGGTTTCCACAGCAGTTGAAACTTTAGCTCATAAGTATATTGCTGGCGAAAATATTAAACAGGTAATTGAGACGGTTAAGCGACTGCGTAAGGATAAAATGACTTTCAGCATTGACCTCTTGGGTGAGGCGGTGATTACGGAAGCGGAAGCGCAGTCTTATCTCGATCGCTATCTGGAATTGATGGAACAGCTGACAGAAGCGGCGAAAAGTTGGTCAAATGTTGAGGCGATCGATTCTGCTGATGGCGAACCATTGCCAAAAGTGCAAGTATCGGTTAAAATAACAGCTTTTTACTCCCAGTTCGATCCGCTGGATGAGAAAGGCAGTCAGCAAAAAGTGAGCGATCGCATTTGCACCCTATTACGCCGCGCTAAAGAGTTAGGTGCAGCAGTTCACTTCGATATGGAACAGTATGCTTACAAAGATATTACTTTGAGCATTCTGAAACAGCTATTGCTGGAAGAAGAATTTCGTTCTCGTACAGATATCGGTATCACGATTCAAGCTTATTTACGCGACAGCGAAAAGGATTTGCGCGATTTAATTGCATGGGCGAAGTTACGCGGTAATCCGGTGACTGTGCGTTTGGTGAAAGGTGCGTATTGGGATCAGGAAACGATCAAATCTGCCCAGAAAGATTGGCCTCAACCAGTTTACAACGACAAAGCAGCAACAGATATCAACTATGAGAAATTAACTCAGTTGATGTTGGAGAATCACGAGTATATTTATTCGGCAATTGGTAGCCATAACGTTCGCAGTCAAGCGCGTGCGATGGCGATTGCCGAAACTTTAAATGTACCGCGCCGCCGTTTTGAGATGCAAGTGCTTTACGGGATGGCAGATAAACTGGCAAAAGCGATCGTCGATCGCGGTTATCGGGTGCGAGTTTATTGTCCTTACGGCGACTTGATTCCCGGTATGGCTTATCTGATTCGCCGCTTGTTAGAAAATACAGCTAATAGTTCTTTTCTACGGCAAAGTTTGGAAGAACGACCTATGGAGGAATTGTTAGCAGCGCCAACTTTAAAAAGTGGCAAAGTTGACGACAAAGCTGAGTTTACCAAAGCGTTCCCAAATGTAGCAGATACCGATTATTCAGATAAGGAAGAAAGAGAGCGATCGCAGCAAGCAATCCAAACCGTTCGTCAACAAATCGGTAAAACTTATTCACCATTAATTAATGGTGAATACATCACTACAACACAAACCATCGATTCTGTCAATCCCTCCAATCCCAGCGAAATTGTGGGCAAAATCGGACTGCTTAGCGTCGAACAAGCAGAACAAGCAATTCTAGCAGCAAAAGCAGCTTTTCCCGCTTGGCGAAAAACTCCAGTACGCCAACGTGCAGGCGTGTTGCGGAAAGCCGCAGAAATCATGGAAAAACGCCGCCACGAATTAACTGCTTGGATGGTTTTGGAAACTGGCAAACCAGTCCGAGAAGGAGACGCGGAAGTTTCCGAAGCTATCGATTTCTGCCGTTATTACGCTGACGAAATGGAACGGTTGGAACAGGGATATAACTACGATATTCCGGGTGAAACTAACCGTTACAACTATCAACCGCGAGGAGTTTCGCTAATTATTTCCCCTTGGAATTTCCCCTTAGCTATTCCTACAGGAATGACTGTCGCTTCCCTCGTCGCCGGAAATTGTACCCTTCTCAAACCTGCGGAAGTTTCCTCAGTAATTGCAGCCAAATTAGCAGAAATTTTAGTAGAAGCTGGCATTCCCAAGGGCGTATTTCAATTCGTACCAGGAAAAGGTTCTTCTGTCGGCGCTTACATGGTGAAACATCCCGACGTTCACATGATAACCTTTACTGGTTCTCAGGAAGTCGGTTGTCGAATTTACGCCGATGCTGCCATTTTACAACCGGGACAAAAACACCTGAAACGAGTCATCGCTGAAATGGGTGGGAAGAATGCGGTCATCGTTGATGAAAGTGCGGATTTAGACCAAGCAGTTGCTGGTGTCGTGCAATCAGCTTTTGGTTATAGCGGCCAAAAATGTTCTGCTTGTTCGCGAGTAATTGTGCTGGAATCCATCTATGATGTGTTTGTACCGCGTTTGGTGGAAGCTACTCGCAGCCTCAATGTTGGTGCTGCTGAAGATCCCAGCACAAAAGTCGGCCCCGTCATCGATGCTAACGCCCACAAACGCATTTTGGAATATATCGAAAAAGGACGTCAAGAAGCAAATTTAGCTTTGCAAATGTCTGCGCCGTCAAATGGATATTTCATTGGGCCTACAATTTTTACGGAAGTTTCTCCCACGGCTACTATTGCACAGGAAGAAATTTTTGGCCCGGTGTTGTCTGTAATTAAGGTGAAGGATTTTGAGGAAGCGATTAAGGTTGCTAACGGTACAAACTTTGCTTTAACTGGCGGTTTGTATTCGCGTACTCCTTCCCACATTCAAAAAGCGCAAGACGAATTTGAAGTGGGGAATTTGTATATCAATCGCGGTATTACTGGTGCGATTGTGTCGCGTCAACCTTTCGGCGGATTCAAACTTTCTGGCGTCGGTTCCAAAGCAGGTGGCCCCGATTACCTGCTACAATTCTTGGAACCCCGTGCGGTGACTGAGAATATCCAACGTCAGGGTTTTGCGCCAATTGAAGGGGCAGAGTAA
- a CDS encoding DUF433 domain-containing protein, translated as MIVKELETQLLSLTPDEKAEVIQILLKTLSSGSRGITKTPDVMGGEACIDKTRLPVWLFVSLREQGATDAELLKFYPHISAADLVSVWAYADAHPEEIQKALRDQDEAMASEV; from the coding sequence ATGATAGTCAAAGAATTAGAAACGCAACTTCTTTCCTTAACTCCAGATGAAAAGGCTGAAGTTATACAAATCTTGCTGAAAACTTTAAGCAGCGGTTCGAGAGGAATTACAAAGACTCCAGATGTCATGGGTGGTGAAGCTTGTATCGATAAAACTCGCCTTCCGGTTTGGTTGTTCGTAAGTTTGCGCGAACAAGGTGCGACTGATGCCGAACTTCTGAAATTTTATCCTCACATTAGTGCTGCCGATTTGGTGAGCGTTTGGGCTTATGCTGATGCACATCCAGAGGAAATTCAAAAAGCACTAAGAGACCAAGATGAAGCAATGGCATCTGAAGTATAA
- a CDS encoding glycosyltransferase family 39 protein, whose amino-acid sequence MIQSEKDNQFKKGLLVLAIIWLAGAVCDRIWFAIDHSIPAWDQADYLTGSLNYWRALQHPQWFSGEWWTSFWQLTSKVPPFTYIATGIVQNVFGTGADKATLVNLFFSAILLVSVYGLGVELFSVEVGLLAAAICQVLPGLYRFRLDFLLDYPLASVVTLAFYCLTVWRAKISVGNSHLSWFWAAAFGLAFGLALMVKQTAIFFLFIPIVLVINDELRNFWKNLRLKIKNQPSSIFNATERLAQLLGALLLSVLVFGPWYRTNWLLMLTAGKRATVDSAIAEGDPALNTIDAWIFYWKDLPYVVSWPLLLVPIVGLLLYLGKLAIRGVEQLRRKTSEEIEPLRKIAAESEQMSAWQAEFKKTGKMPPEFRKAAAEIEKQMSAWPPELRKTAAEIEQQPVLQIKLWHKVIVLSCCCLYYLGILLNLKLEFRDLRGTGGNSFTRSPIKWLAIFLVSAYLLCSLNINKDTRYVLPYLPVLSLFLAYWLTLWTGRWSQYIRRITIGLAILLMLANIYPIGGTWLTQILSPRFQHYPYIGAQFPHQQVIAEIVKTEPYLRSTLGVLPSTPELNQHNFNYYGALSDFQVYGRQVGTRKKHLQQDARSVSWFLTKTGDQGSVPSEAQSAIVQIVEQGGDFQLQKSWNLPDGSNLNLYHSRKPPVQVQPLSEEVAKQEIISQSAIPNPKSSLAKVGIVTVTGAIPILGSPQVEDMASKTPTSRKIQNLKLNRVTVPDRSPPGVPVPVVYDWSGSWNQLQSGLVLLTWRSSAVSPSQATKSALALKTGGTGKMPIPQAKSLSSEVGVSTGKMPIPQAKSLSCGVGVPPAQCISKKSQTKQQGWLHDHAIGMGNLHPGNLTDDRLTDSFRVIERTAMLPPADVVPGIYTLEATYLNRQTGETYPIAVPPVTLKIDPTAKFTPAPELDLLTQLRTLAAQLPQGSKALDRVFDQTGRINQYDPTQDYLIQASKTLNYRLAHSPQNLQLAYALALAKVLRRQPAGAIAALERVTKLDSQNPYAYAYLSFVHLYDWNPSKAEKALKPALALNPNLPEIQALSGAAALMQGNLIEAWHYFQPLITI is encoded by the coding sequence GTGATTCAAAGCGAGAAAGACAACCAGTTTAAGAAGGGTCTGCTAGTCCTGGCTATAATTTGGCTGGCGGGTGCGGTGTGCGATCGCATCTGGTTTGCCATCGACCATTCTATCCCAGCTTGGGATCAAGCAGACTACCTCACAGGTTCGTTAAACTATTGGCGAGCCTTACAACATCCCCAATGGTTTTCTGGGGAATGGTGGACGAGTTTTTGGCAACTCACTTCCAAAGTCCCGCCGTTTACCTACATCGCTACAGGTATTGTTCAAAACGTATTTGGCACTGGTGCAGATAAAGCCACACTTGTCAACCTCTTTTTTAGCGCTATTCTATTAGTCTCCGTTTATGGTTTGGGCGTAGAATTATTTAGCGTTGAAGTCGGTTTATTGGCGGCGGCGATATGTCAGGTTTTGCCAGGTTTATATCGATTTCGCCTAGATTTTCTGCTTGACTATCCGCTCGCATCTGTTGTGACGCTTGCTTTCTATTGTCTGACGGTTTGGAGAGCAAAAATTAGTGTGGGCAATTCCCACCTTAGCTGGTTTTGGGCAGCTGCTTTTGGTCTTGCTTTCGGCTTGGCTTTAATGGTGAAGCAAACAGCTATATTTTTCCTATTCATACCAATAGTTTTGGTAATAAATGACGAACTTCGTAATTTCTGGAAAAACTTAAGATTAAAAATTAAAAATCAGCCTTCTTCTATTTTTAATGCAACTGAAAGATTAGCTCAACTATTAGGTGCTTTGTTGTTGTCAGTGTTAGTATTTGGCCCTTGGTATCGCACGAATTGGCTGCTAATGCTGACAGCTGGGAAACGAGCTACTGTAGACTCTGCGATCGCAGAAGGCGACCCTGCCCTAAATACGATCGATGCCTGGATATTTTATTGGAAAGATTTACCTTATGTAGTTTCTTGGCCTCTGTTGCTAGTACCCATCGTCGGTCTACTACTTTATCTGGGTAAGTTAGCCATTAGAGGAGTAGAACAGCTACGCAGGAAAACATCTGAGGAAATAGAGCCGCTACGGAAAATAGCAGCGGAAAGTGAACAAATGTCAGCTTGGCAGGCCGAATTTAAGAAAACTGGCAAGATGCCGCCCGAATTTAGGAAAGCAGCAGCGGAGATCGAAAAACAAATGTCAGCTTGGCCGCCCGAATTGAGAAAAACAGCAGCGGAGATCGAACAACAGCCAGTTTTGCAGATCAAATTATGGCACAAAGTTATAGTGTTAAGTTGCTGTTGTCTATATTATCTGGGTATACTTCTCAATCTAAAATTAGAGTTTCGAGATCTCAGAGGTACAGGTGGTAATAGCTTTACTCGATCGCCTATTAAATGGTTAGCTATATTTTTGGTAAGTGCCTATCTGCTTTGTTCTCTAAATATTAACAAAGATACCCGTTATGTTTTGCCATATTTGCCAGTGCTGTCACTGTTCCTCGCTTACTGGTTGACGCTTTGGACTGGGCGCTGGTCACAATATATCCGCCGCATTACTATCGGTTTAGCGATATTATTAATGTTGGCAAATATCTATCCGATCGGGGGTACTTGGTTAACGCAAATTCTCAGTCCCCGGTTTCAGCACTATCCTTATATTGGTGCCCAGTTTCCCCATCAGCAGGTAATTGCAGAAATCGTTAAAACGGAACCATACCTGCGATCGACTTTAGGCGTACTACCCTCGACACCAGAACTAAACCAACACAACTTCAATTATTACGGTGCTTTAAGCGATTTTCAGGTTTACGGGCGTCAGGTAGGAACGCGAAAAAAACACCTACAGCAAGATGCACGGTCTGTGTCCTGGTTCCTCACCAAAACAGGAGATCAAGGTTCCGTTCCCAGCGAAGCGCAGAGTGCGATCGTCCAAATTGTAGAGCAAGGTGGAGATTTCCAGTTACAGAAAAGTTGGAATTTGCCCGATGGCAGTAATTTGAATCTTTACCACAGCCGAAAGCCACCAGTACAAGTACAACCGTTAAGCGAAGAAGTAGCAAAGCAGGAGATAATTTCTCAATCCGCAATCCCCAATCCAAAATCCTCTCTTGCGAAGGTGGGCATCGTGACGGTCACCGGAGCCATTCCGATCTTGGGGTCTCCCCAAGTAGAGGACATGGCGTCCAAGACGCCCACTTCGCGCAAAATCCAAAATCTAAAATTGAATCGCGTTACAGTACCAGATCGATCGCCTCCTGGAGTTCCAGTCCCCGTCGTCTACGATTGGTCTGGTTCTTGGAACCAGTTACAGTCAGGCTTGGTATTGTTAACTTGGCGCAGTTCGGCGGTTTCTCCCTCACAAGCAACAAAGTCCGCGCTTGCATTGAAAACAGGTGGGACGGGCAAGATGCCCATCCCACAAGCCAAATCTCTCTCTTCTGAGGTGGGCGTCTCGACGGGCAAGATGCCCATCCCACAAGCCAAATCTCTCTCTTGTGGGGTGGGCGTCCCGCCTGCCCAGTGCATTAGTAAAAAATCTCAGACGAAGCAACAAGGATGGCTGCATGACCATGCTATTGGGATGGGAAATTTGCATCCGGGTAACTTGACAGACGATCGCTTGACGGATTCATTTCGAGTTATCGAACGAACGGCGATGCTTCCTCCCGCCGATGTTGTTCCGGGAATTTACACTTTAGAAGCAACTTATCTCAATCGCCAAACTGGTGAAACTTATCCGATTGCAGTACCGCCAGTCACCCTGAAAATTGACCCAACTGCCAAGTTTACACCCGCACCGGAATTAGATTTACTCACTCAGTTAAGAACTTTAGCAGCTCAATTACCCCAAGGCTCAAAAGCACTCGATCGCGTCTTTGACCAAACTGGACGGATCAATCAATACGATCCGACTCAAGATTATCTGATTCAGGCTAGCAAGACACTAAATTACCGTTTGGCACACTCACCGCAAAACCTGCAATTAGCTTATGCTTTGGCGCTGGCGAAGGTGTTGCGGCGACAGCCTGCTGGTGCGATCGCCGCCTTGGAAAGAGTCACCAAACTCGACTCCCAAAACCCCTACGCCTACGCCTACCTGTCTTTCGTCCACTTGTATGACTGGAATCCCTCAAAAGCCGAAAAAGCCCTCAAACCAGCCCTGGCTCTCAATCCCAATCTCCCGGAAATTCAAGCTCTCAGCGGTGCAGCAGCTCTAATGCAAGGAAATTTGATCGAAGCTTGGCATTATTTCCAGCCATTAATTACTATTTGA
- a CDS encoding ATP-binding response regulator: VNFYNTFVLSVGSDRTPASALTKVHTVSITFVRLLTGIGIAPENLRLLFQPFCQLDSDLKWQCEGSGLGLVLTRKLARLHGGDVTVRSTLGQGSEFTLFLPDTEGAVVSGAGVFPVVERALHSPAQPRPQVTDSRHLKRHTRKVASDKMRVLIVEDDRRTASVLQNYLQAIGYHVKHLANGLDFLGEVQTFKPDLILLDLQLPEGPIGLNLLATLRQEPDLQNLPVVILTASESDRELCLAAGANDYFTKPIGIAQIESILMSYLK, from the coding sequence TGTCAATTTTTACAATACATTTGTACTATCCGTGGGTAGCGATCGCACTCCTGCAAGTGCCTTAACAAAAGTTCATACAGTGTCGATTACTTTTGTCCGACTACTTACAGGTATCGGCATTGCGCCAGAAAATCTTCGGTTGCTGTTTCAACCGTTCTGCCAGCTCGATAGCGATCTTAAGTGGCAATGTGAAGGCTCTGGTTTGGGTTTGGTGCTGACTCGCAAACTAGCCCGTTTGCACGGTGGCGATGTGACGGTGCGATCGACTTTGGGTCAAGGCAGTGAATTCACGCTTTTTCTGCCGGATACTGAGGGAGCGGTCGTCAGTGGGGCAGGGGTTTTTCCAGTTGTAGAGAGAGCTCTGCATTCTCCAGCACAACCAAGGCCACAGGTAACCGACAGCCGACACCTCAAACGCCACACTCGAAAAGTGGCCTCTGACAAAATGCGTGTTTTAATTGTGGAGGACGATCGCCGCACTGCCTCCGTGTTACAGAATTACCTTCAGGCGATTGGCTATCACGTAAAGCACTTAGCCAATGGTCTTGATTTTCTAGGTGAAGTGCAAACATTCAAACCAGATTTAATTTTGTTGGATTTACAGTTACCGGAAGGCCCGATCGGCTTAAATTTACTCGCAACGCTGCGACAAGAACCAGATTTGCAAAATCTACCGGTCGTAATACTGACTGCATCAGAAAGTGACAGGGAACTTTGTTTAGCCGCTGGAGCTAATGACTACTTTACTAAGCCGATTGGAATTGCCCAGATTGAGTCAATCTTGATGAGCTATCTCAAATAG
- the pntA gene encoding Re/Si-specific NAD(P)(+) transhydrogenase subunit alpha — protein sequence METKTPIKVGIPKEIHPGECRVAATPDTAKRLMKLGFEVLIESGAGALASFPDEAYKQAECKIIPDAPTLWAESDIVLKVRAPEMGPDGKHEAELLREGGTLISFIWAAQNPELVESLTFRKATVISMDAIPRISRAQKMDALSSMANIAGYRAVLEAANNFGRFFTGQITAAGKVPPAKVLVIGAGVAGLAAIGAGRSLGAIVRAFDTRPVVKEQVQSMGAEFLELDFAEDGTGAGGYAKVMSEEFIKAEMALFAEQAKDVDIIITTALIPGKRAPILITKDMVESMKEGSVVVDLAAEQGGNCEVTKPGEINRHNGVTIIGYTDLPSRMAPQSSQLYGTNLFHLLDDMTKGGQYKVDMEDEVVRGALIVYEGERLPPPPPKAAPEPPKPAAPAAAKPAEVAVTAPEKSTSTFSTGDLVTLGLTGLALLGVGIGAPPSFLSHFTVFVLACFVGWQVIWNVKPALHTPLMSVTNAISGIIIIGGVLQISSSLTSPTTILGAIAILIGTINISGGFLVTQRMLKMFRK from the coding sequence ATGGAAACAAAAACACCCATAAAAGTTGGCATACCCAAGGAAATCCACCCAGGCGAATGTCGCGTCGCCGCTACGCCAGACACAGCCAAGCGACTTATGAAGCTAGGTTTTGAAGTACTTATAGAGTCAGGCGCAGGCGCATTAGCCAGCTTTCCCGACGAAGCCTACAAACAAGCCGAATGCAAAATCATCCCCGATGCCCCCACCCTATGGGCAGAGTCGGATATCGTCCTCAAAGTTCGTGCGCCAGAAATGGGTCCAGACGGCAAGCACGAAGCCGAATTGCTGCGTGAAGGCGGCACCCTCATCAGCTTCATCTGGGCTGCACAAAACCCCGAACTGGTAGAAAGTCTGACTTTCCGCAAAGCCACAGTCATCTCGATGGATGCGATTCCCCGCATCAGTCGCGCCCAAAAAATGGACGCCCTCAGCTCGATGGCAAACATCGCCGGATACCGCGCCGTACTGGAAGCTGCCAACAATTTCGGTCGCTTCTTTACCGGACAGATTACCGCCGCCGGCAAAGTGCCGCCAGCTAAAGTGTTGGTAATTGGTGCTGGCGTAGCGGGACTGGCGGCGATCGGTGCAGGGAGAAGTTTGGGTGCGATCGTCCGCGCTTTCGATACTCGCCCTGTGGTAAAAGAGCAAGTACAAAGTATGGGCGCAGAGTTCCTCGAACTCGATTTCGCAGAAGACGGTACCGGTGCGGGCGGCTACGCCAAAGTGATGAGCGAAGAATTCATCAAAGCGGAAATGGCACTATTTGCCGAACAAGCCAAAGATGTCGATATTATCATCACCACAGCCTTAATCCCTGGCAAACGCGCCCCCATCTTGATTACCAAAGATATGGTCGAGAGCATGAAAGAAGGCTCCGTCGTTGTAGACTTGGCAGCAGAACAAGGCGGCAACTGCGAAGTGACCAAGCCAGGGGAAATTAACCGCCACAACGGTGTGACTATCATCGGCTACACCGACCTCCCCAGCCGCATGGCACCCCAATCCAGCCAGCTTTACGGCACCAATCTTTTCCACCTCCTCGACGACATGACCAAAGGCGGTCAGTACAAAGTCGATATGGAGGATGAGGTAGTGCGCGGTGCGCTGATCGTCTACGAAGGCGAACGACTGCCACCACCGCCCCCCAAAGCCGCACCAGAACCGCCCAAACCCGCTGCCCCAGCAGCCGCAAAACCAGCGGAAGTAGCGGTAACAGCGCCTGAAAAATCCACATCTACCTTCAGTACAGGCGATTTAGTCACGCTAGGTTTAACTGGTTTAGCTTTACTGGGCGTCGGTATCGGTGCGCCGCCTTCGTTCCTGTCTCACTTCACCGTATTTGTGCTGGCGTGCTTTGTCGGCTGGCAGGTGATTTGGAACGTGAAACCCGCCCTGCACACGCCCTTGATGAGCGTTACCAATGCCATCAGCGGCATCATCATCATTGGCGGCGTTCTCCAAATCTCCAGTTCGCTAACTTCACCTACTACTATCTTGGGTGCGATCGCCATCCTTATCGGCACGATCAACATCTCCGGCGGCTTCCTCGTCACCCAAAGAATGCTCAAGATGTTCCGCAAATAA